TGGGTACGCAACGCCTATACCTTAAAAATGCTGACTGAAAAAGGTGATTTGATTCAGAAGGCCGAAAACGGGGAATTCGATGTTATTGTGCATGGTTGCAACTGCTTCTGCACAATGGGAGCGGGCATCGCCAAGACTATCAAACAAGTTTTCCCGGCTGCCTATCAAGCAGACCTCGCTACCGTTAAGGGTGACAGAGCCAAGCTCGGCAGCTATTCCTTGGCGCAAGTGAATAACGCAGGCAAGCCGCTCGCCATCGTAAATGCCTACACGCAATACCAATGGCGGGGCGCAGGTCGTAAGGTTGATTATACTGCTGCTCGGCAAGTATTCCAACAAATCAAAGATGCTTTTACCGGGAAGCGCATTGGCTATCCCGCGATTGGCGCGGGCTTGGCAGGTGGCGATTGGACTATAATCGCCGCGATTATTGAGGAAGAATTAGCTAGCGAAAACCACATTTTTATAGAGTGGCAAAAATGAGCGCCACTAGCTTATTTTTCTTTTACTGCCAAAATCACCACCTGCCATCGAAAGGCCCAGCACCAGCGCAACTCGTACTTCGTGATGCCGGCCTGCGCCAGCAGCCGCCGCCAATCGGCGCGCGAAAAGGCGCGGGCCACGGAGAGCGGCGCGTCGTTGCGTACCAAGCGCGAGCCTCCAAAGAGCCGGGTTAAGTACTTGATGCTGTGGTAGGCCAGCCAGTGGCGGTGCAGGTCGTTGATGACCACGGCCAGGCCCGCCTGCTGGTGCCAGCGACGCAGCAGGTCCACCAACTCGGCATCAGTAAAGTGGTGGCAGAAGAGGCTGGCCGTGAGCACGTCGTAGGGCTGGGCCGCAAACTCGGGGCTGAAGATATCGAGCTGCTCGTAGCTGATTTCGGGGTAGGGCTGGCTTTTCTGGCGGGCGTAGGTGAGCATAAAGGCGTTGGCGTCGATGCCCGTTAGTGCCATCCCTATCCCCCGGCGGCGGGCCCAGCGGGCTACGTGGCGCAGGGTGTCGCCGCCGCCGCTGCCCAGGTCGGCTAGGCGCAGGGGGCGGGCGAGCGGAAAGCGCGGGCGTAGGCGAGCCAGCGCCGCCAGCACCGGCCGGTAGCCGCCGAGCCAGGTATTGATGGTTTCCAGCTCGTCGAGGTTCTGCCGCAGTTCGTCCGAAGCCAGGGTAAGGTCGTCCATCAGCTCGGGGGTAGTGGCGCGGCGGCTCAGGTTCATGAGCGCAAAGGTGGGCCGGAGCCGGCAAAAAGTAGTAGCTGGCTCCGCCAGGTCGGTACTCTGCCCAGAATTCTGGCCAGTCAGCAAAAAATATGATAATACCAACAGTGAATTGAATCATTGCGCGCTACTGGCGTGTATATTGCGCCTCTCCTTGCGCTTCTATGTTCTTCATTTCTACTCTCCTAGCCGCCTGGCTGCTAACTAGCGTTCCCTTTGGCGGGCCTACCCGCCCAGGGGCGGCGCGTATAGCGCGCATGAGGCTGCCTGCCGCCTTCGGCTACCCCGATGGCGTGGCCCTGGCCCCCGACGGCAGCCTGTACGTAGTAGATACGGATAGCTTAGCTCTGAGAAAAATAAGCCCGACCGGCATAGTTACTACCCTGAATACCGGGCCCTTGCGCTACCCCACGGCCGTAGCCCTAGCCCCCGATGGCACGGCCTACGTGGCCGATGCCGGCAATCACCACGTGGTACGCGTGCCCCCCACCGGTCCGCCTATCCCCCTCACCAACCAGAGCTTCGCCTACCCCTGCGGCGTGGCCGTAGCCGCCGACGGCACCCTTTACGTGGCCGACGCGGGCAGCGGGCCGGGCAGCGGCGCGGTGTTTCGGCTGCCACCGGGGGGAAGCTTTCAGGCAGTGACTACCGGCCTACCCCACCTCGGTGGTGTGGCCGTAGCTCCCGACGGTACCGTGTACGCAACTGATACAGAGCATAGTACCATCTTAAAAATTAATGCCGCGGGGGAAGTAACCACTCTGCCTGCCGGCGACTTGAGTAAGCCCCACGGCCTGGCTGTAGCCGCCGACGGTACCGTATATGTGGCCGATACCTACAACCACCGTGTGCAGCGCCTCGACCCGGCCGGCGGGGGGCACACGGTGGCCAGCGGCTTTGCCTATCCTTTAGGCGTGGCCCTCGACGCGGCCGGCAACGTGTACGTGACCGATACCGGGCACGGTAGCCTCAAAAAAATCAGCCCGGCGGGCGTTGTGACGATGTTGCCCGAACTCGGCTCCGTGCTGGCCGGCCCCACAGCCGGCCGCCGGCAATAGCAGTAGCGCGAAGTTTTCATTTCGTGCGCGAGCGCAGCGAGCAACCGGAACCAGGCGGCGCGGATACCGATGCTCGCTGCGCTCGCGCACAAAGTGGAAATTCCGCACTACTTTACTTTACTAGCGCACGTAATCGGCCAAATACTGGAAGCGGGGGTATAACTGCCCAGCGCGGGCGATGGTGGCGCGGGCCAGCATGCCGGCCGGGTCACCGCCGAGTAGGGCCGGAAAAAGCTGGTCGAGCAGCTGGCGGCTGAAGTCGCGGCTGGCGTTGCGGGGCAGCTCGCAGGGCAGGTTATCCACGGCCATGACGGTGATGGTAGCGGGGCGGGCGTAGGCCGGTTCCAGCTGGCCGGTGGCGGGGTCATAGTCGAAGGCGGGCTCCGCGATGGTGCTGCTACGCTGAGTGAGCGGGATGGAGCCGTTCACATCGCAGGTCACGTCGGCAATCACACTTATCTTAAAATCAGCTCGTTGCGTATCAGCCTCGGTGAACAGATGCGGGGCGGCGGGGTCCCAGTAAGCGCAGGCGATGAGCAGGTCGGTCACGGGCGCGTACTTAGCAAACGTAGACTCGTAAGCAGCCGGCTCCTGGTGAAAATTAGCCGTGTCCCAGACCCGGCCGTCGCGGCGGCGGTTGTAATCCGAGCTGCACAATTGGGTGTACACTGGCTCGTGGAAATCGAGGTAGAGGTAGTCGTACACGCTTACTCGACGAATATCCATGCGGCCCAGCACTTCCAACGCGCCTTGCGCCACGCGGCCAGTGCCGGTGATGGCGATTTTGATGGATGGTAGGCGCTTGACCTTGAAAAACTCCTCCTCCATGTCCTCCATATCCACGCACTGCCAGGCCGGCTTGAGGGCAAACAGGCCATGCTTGCGGCCATAGGTTAGCAGCCCGTTATACGCCCCCACGATGCCCGCCCAGTGCCCGAAGGCCACCACGCGCTGGCCGGCCGCGTTAGTCAGCAGCTCGTAGTCAATGAGAGTAATTTGCTCGTGCAGAACAGTTTGCAACAGCTGTTTATTCGCCGGCTGCTGCTTGATGGTGTGCGAAAAGAAGCAGTACGTCTTGCCAGGCAGCAGCCAGGCCACAGGCACCTCCTTCACGCCCAGCAGCAGGTCGCAGGCGGCCATATCGTCCTTCACCTCAATGCCCAGGTCGAGGTATTCCTGGTCCGAAAAGGCGCGGTGGGGGCTGGGCTGCACCCGCACCCGCAGGCCGGGGTAGGCGTCTTGCAGCTCCACGCATTTTTTAGGGGTGAGGGCCACGCGGCGGTCGGGTGGGGTGCGGCCTTCGCGCAGCAGGCCAATGAGGGTGGGTAGGGGCATAAAATAGAAGTGCCTGCGAAAGAGCGTCATGCTGAGCTTGTCGAAGCATCTCGCTCGCATCGTTGAACGACATCCGAACGATGTGAGTGAGATGCTTCGACAAGCTCAGCATGACGCTCTTTTTTAGCCAAAGACAGGAAACGTTGCCCCAAAATTACGCCCTACCCCCGACCAAACCGGGCTTACCTTTGTTAAGGAAAAAGTCGCCTCTTTCGCCCCTACCCCAACCCCCCCGTATGTCGTTTACATTCAAGCCCGCCGACGTGTTTGAAACCCGCCACAACGCCCCCGATAGCGCCAGCCAGCAAGCCATGCTGCACGCCGTCGGGGCCGAGAATATGGCGCAATTAATTGCCGAAACGGTGCCCGCCGTCATTCGCCTGCCGCGGGCGCTGGCTCTGCCGCCGGCGCTCAGCGAGCGCCAGTTTTTAAAGCAGTTCAAGCAGCTGGCCGGTCAGAACAAGGTGTTTAAGAGCTACATCGGCCTGGGGTATCACGAAACGACCCTACCCCCCGTTATCCAGCGCAACATCCTGGAAAACCCCGGCTGGTACACCGCTTACACGCCCTACCAGGCCGAAATCGCGCAGGGCCGCCTAGAGGCGCTCATCAATTACCAGACCCTGATAATTGACCTCACGGGCCTGCCCATCGCCAACGCCAGCCTGCTCGACGAGGCCACCGCCGCCGCCGAGGCGCTGCACTTGCTGCACTCGCAAACCAAGAAAAAAAACGCCCATAAATTTTTCGTCTCGGAGCAGGTGCTGCCCCAAACCATTGACGTGCTGCGCACCCGCGCCACGCCGCTGGGCATTGAGCTGGTGGTGGGCGACCACCGCACGGCCGACCTTACGGACGAGGCGCTGTTCGGGGCCATTGTGCAGTATCCGGGGGCCAATGGGGAGATTTTTAACTACCAGGAGTTCATTGCTAACGCGCACGATAACAACGTGTTCGTGATAATGGCCGCCGATTTGTTGGCCCTTACCCTGCTGACTTCGCCCGGCGAACTGGGAGCTGATATCTGCGTGGGCTCGTCGCAGCGCTTCGGCGTGCCGATGGGCTTCGGCGGGCCGCACGCAGGCTTTTTCTCATGTAAGGACCAGTTTAAGCGCGTCATTCCGGGCCGCATTATCGGGCAGAGCATCGACGCGGCCGGCAACAAAGCCTACCGCATGGCGCTGCAAACCCGCGAGCAGCACATCCGCCGCGAAAAAGCGACCTCGAACATCTGCACCGCGCAGGTGCTGCTGAGCGTGCTGGCCGGCATGTTTGCCGTATACCACGGGCCCAAGGGCATCCGGCAGTTTGCGGTGAACACGCACGTGATGGCCCAAACGCTGGAAGCCGAGCTAAAGGCGCTGGGCGTAGAACAGCTGAATGCCAGCTACTTCGACACGCTGAGCCTGCGACTGGAAAGCCACGAGATGCAGCAGGCCCTGCGGAAAGAAGCGGAGGCCGCCGGCATCAACTTCCGCTACTACAGCGAAAACCGAGTAGGCATCAGCCTGCATCAGAACGTGGAGCCGGAAGACGTGCGCGACCTCGTGGACCTCTTCGCCAAGGTGCTGGGCAAGGAAGTGGCGACGCCCGACGCCCCTACCCTCCCCGCCGAGCGCGGCCTGACCTGGCCCGAAAGCCTGGTTCGCACCAGCGATTACCTCACGCACCCGGTTTTCAACACCTACCACGCCGAGCATGAGTTGTTGCGCTATATGAAGCAGCTCGAAAACAAGGACCTGAGCTTGGCTCACAGCATGATTCCCTTGGGCTCGTGCACCATGAAGCTGAATGCCACGGCCGAGATGATTCCGGTGACCTGGCCCGAAATCGGCCAGCTGCACCCGTTCGCGCCGGCTGCGCAGACGATTGGCTATCAGCAGATTATTAAGAACCTGGAAGCTTGGCTGTGCGAGGTAACGGGCTTTGCCGGCGTGAGCCTGCAACCTAACTCGGGGGCGCAAGGCGAGTACGCGGGCCTGCTGGCCATTCGCGGTTACCACGGGGGTAGGGGCGAGCAGCACCGCACGGTGGCGCTTATTCCGGCCTCGGCCCACGGTACCAATCCCGCCTCCGCCGTGATGGCCGGCATGCAGGTAGTAGTGGTGAAAAGCACCGACGACGGCAACGTGGACATGGACGACCTGCGTGCCAAAATCGCGCAACACGCCGACCACCTGAGCTGCCTCATGGTTACCTACCCCTCCACGCACGGCGTGTACGAGGAAACGATTATCGAGATTTGCGACCTCATTCACCAGGCTGGCGGCCGGGTGTACATGGACGGCGCCAACATGAACGCCCAGGTGGGGCTGACTTCGCCGGCCGCCATCGGGGCCGACGTGTGCCACCTGAACTTGCACAAAACCTTTTGCATCCCGCACGGCGGCGGCGGGCCGGGGGTAGGGCCGATTGGCGTGGTCGCGGACCTGGTGCCTTACCTACCCGGCCACGTGGTGGTACCAGTGGAAGGCCGCACGAGTGGAGCCGTATCGGCCGCGCCGTGGGGCTCGGCCAGCAT
The genomic region above belongs to Hymenobacter psoromatis and contains:
- a CDS encoding macro domain-containing protein; this encodes MLTEKGDLIQKAENGEFDVIVHGCNCFCTMGAGIAKTIKQVFPAAYQADLATVKGDRAKLGSYSLAQVNNAGKPLAIVNAYTQYQWRGAGRKVDYTAARQVFQQIKDAFTGKRIGYPAIGAGLAGGDWTIIAAIIEEELASENHIFIEWQK
- a CDS encoding methyltransferase domain-containing protein; protein product: MNLSRRATTPELMDDLTLASDELRQNLDELETINTWLGGYRPVLAALARLRPRFPLARPLRLADLGSGGGDTLRHVARWARRRGIGMALTGIDANAFMLTYARQKSQPYPEISYEQLDIFSPEFAAQPYDVLTASLFCHHFTDAELVDLLRRWHQQAGLAVVINDLHRHWLAYHSIKYLTRLFGGSRLVRNDAPLSVARAFSRADWRRLLAQAGITKYELRWCWAFRWQVVILAVKEK
- a CDS encoding NHL repeat-containing protein — encoded protein: MRLPAAFGYPDGVALAPDGSLYVVDTDSLALRKISPTGIVTTLNTGPLRYPTAVALAPDGTAYVADAGNHHVVRVPPTGPPIPLTNQSFAYPCGVAVAADGTLYVADAGSGPGSGAVFRLPPGGSFQAVTTGLPHLGGVAVAPDGTVYATDTEHSTILKINAAGEVTTLPAGDLSKPHGLAVAADGTVYVADTYNHRVQRLDPAGGGHTVASGFAYPLGVALDAAGNVYVTDTGHGSLKKISPAGVVTMLPELGSVLAGPTAGRRQ
- a CDS encoding NAD(P)-dependent oxidoreductase, giving the protein MPLPTLIGLLREGRTPPDRRVALTPKKCVELQDAYPGLRVRVQPSPHRAFSDQEYLDLGIEVKDDMAACDLLLGVKEVPVAWLLPGKTYCFFSHTIKQQPANKQLLQTVLHEQITLIDYELLTNAAGQRVVAFGHWAGIVGAYNGLLTYGRKHGLFALKPAWQCVDMEDMEEEFFKVKRLPSIKIAITGTGRVAQGALEVLGRMDIRRVSVYDYLYLDFHEPVYTQLCSSDYNRRRDGRVWDTANFHQEPAAYESTFAKYAPVTDLLIACAYWDPAAPHLFTEADTQRADFKISVIADVTCDVNGSIPLTQRSSTIAEPAFDYDPATGQLEPAYARPATITVMAVDNLPCELPRNASRDFSRQLLDQLFPALLGGDPAGMLARATIARAGQLYPRFQYLADYVR
- the gcvP gene encoding aminomethyl-transferring glycine dehydrogenase, with protein sequence MSFTFKPADVFETRHNAPDSASQQAMLHAVGAENMAQLIAETVPAVIRLPRALALPPALSERQFLKQFKQLAGQNKVFKSYIGLGYHETTLPPVIQRNILENPGWYTAYTPYQAEIAQGRLEALINYQTLIIDLTGLPIANASLLDEATAAAEALHLLHSQTKKKNAHKFFVSEQVLPQTIDVLRTRATPLGIELVVGDHRTADLTDEALFGAIVQYPGANGEIFNYQEFIANAHDNNVFVIMAADLLALTLLTSPGELGADICVGSSQRFGVPMGFGGPHAGFFSCKDQFKRVIPGRIIGQSIDAAGNKAYRMALQTREQHIRREKATSNICTAQVLLSVLAGMFAVYHGPKGIRQFAVNTHVMAQTLEAELKALGVEQLNASYFDTLSLRLESHEMQQALRKEAEAAGINFRYYSENRVGISLHQNVEPEDVRDLVDLFAKVLGKEVATPDAPTLPAERGLTWPESLVRTSDYLTHPVFNTYHAEHELLRYMKQLENKDLSLAHSMIPLGSCTMKLNATAEMIPVTWPEIGQLHPFAPAAQTIGYQQIIKNLEAWLCEVTGFAGVSLQPNSGAQGEYAGLLAIRGYHGGRGEQHRTVALIPASAHGTNPASAVMAGMQVVVVKSTDDGNVDMDDLRAKIAQHADHLSCLMVTYPSTHGVYEETIIEICDLIHQAGGRVYMDGANMNAQVGLTSPAAIGADVCHLNLHKTFCIPHGGGGPGVGPIGVVADLVPYLPGHVVVPVEGRTSGAVSAAPWGSASILPISYAYIAMMGGDGITRATELAILNANYIKARLEEHFPVLYTGAHGRCAHEMILDCRHFKKAGIEVEDIAKRLMDYGFHAPTVSFPVAGTLMVEPTESESKEELDRFCEAMISIRKEITEVEEGRADAKDNLLKHAPHTAATVLTHEWTRPYTREQAVYPLPYVRNAKFWPTVSRIDSAYGDRNLICSCTPLEEYADEREQLVVADKGPSY